A region of Fimbriimonadaceae bacterium DNA encodes the following proteins:
- the dapA_1 gene encoding 4-hydroxy-tetrahydrodipicolinate synthase, protein MKWQGVFPAITTPFLENGDVDEPFLFEHVRWLIDQGCDGIVALGSLGEGATLTWPEKLRILKVCKDAIAGKVPLVAGVSGLSTAECVSLAKESERAGCAGLMVLPPYVYKGTLIEQLRHFEAVIRATGLSCMLYNNPIAYGVDVLPETIFSMAKAFENLHAVKESSADVRRITSIKALCGGRLAIFVGVDDLLLEGVRAGAVGWIAGMPNALPRESCRLFELAMRGPASDADRWYEWALPLLKLDVVPEFVQLIKLMQAAVGKGSPRVRAPRQELGQQQAEAVIEMVRETVSRRPSLIGV, encoded by the coding sequence ATGAAGTGGCAAGGCGTCTTTCCCGCCATCACAACCCCCTTTCTTGAAAACGGCGACGTTGATGAACCGTTCTTGTTCGAACACGTTCGGTGGCTGATCGATCAAGGCTGTGATGGCATCGTTGCCCTTGGGTCTCTGGGCGAAGGAGCGACCCTAACCTGGCCAGAGAAACTCCGAATCCTGAAGGTCTGCAAGGACGCCATTGCTGGAAAGGTTCCCCTGGTGGCAGGGGTGAGCGGGCTGTCCACTGCCGAATGTGTGTCGCTGGCGAAGGAAAGCGAGCGCGCCGGTTGCGCCGGTCTCATGGTATTGCCGCCCTACGTTTACAAAGGCACGCTCATCGAGCAGCTACGCCACTTCGAAGCCGTAATCCGCGCGACCGGACTGAGCTGCATGCTTTACAACAACCCAATCGCCTATGGCGTCGACGTCTTGCCAGAGACAATCTTCTCGATGGCCAAAGCATTCGAGAACCTGCATGCCGTGAAGGAATCGAGTGCGGACGTCCGTCGTATCACGTCAATCAAAGCGCTCTGCGGTGGACGTTTGGCCATTTTCGTCGGGGTGGATGACCTGCTCCTGGAAGGGGTTCGTGCCGGAGCCGTGGGGTGGATCGCGGGTATGCCGAACGCTCTGCCACGGGAAAGCTGCCGCCTATTTGAGCTTGCCATGCGCGGTCCCGCCTCCGACGCCGATCGCTGGTATGAATGGGCGCTGCCGCTGCTCAAGCTCGACGTGGTTCCGGAGTTCGTCCAGCTCATCAAGCTGATGCAGGCTGCAGTCGGCAAGGGATCGCCGAGGGTGCGGGCACCGCGACAGGAGTTGGGTCAGCAGCAAGCTGAAGCGGTCATCGAAATGGTGCGCGAAACGGTATCTCGTCGGCCATCGCTCATCGGTGTCTGA
- the lolD gene encoding Lipoprotein-releasing system ATP-binding protein LolD: MIHAEDVSLVYSDHGRDVYACKEISLTIYPGEFLGILGPSGSGKSSLLYLLSGLKLPTSGSIQFDERDLSELGDEERSKIRLRQFGFVFQYPYLLGYLSALENVAIALPESDREEAAELLNALGLQDKLHRLPHELSGGERQRVCVARALLGNPRTIFADEPTASLDHTNGLQVVEALRHHRGDGALVMVTHDPSMLDSADRVVVISDGMIDRIEER, from the coding sequence ATGATCCATGCGGAAGACGTTTCGCTCGTTTACAGCGACCATGGACGGGACGTGTATGCCTGCAAGGAAATCTCGCTGACCATATATCCGGGAGAGTTCCTCGGCATCCTCGGCCCATCCGGGTCGGGAAAGTCGTCGCTGCTGTACTTGCTAAGCGGATTGAAGCTTCCCACGTCTGGCAGTATTCAGTTTGACGAACGGGATCTCAGCGAACTCGGAGACGAGGAGCGGAGCAAAATCAGACTCCGCCAGTTCGGATTCGTGTTCCAATATCCGTACCTATTGGGTTACTTGTCGGCACTTGAAAATGTGGCGATCGCCCTACCCGAATCCGATCGCGAGGAGGCAGCGGAGCTCCTCAACGCTCTGGGATTGCAGGACAAGCTTCATCGTCTCCCGCACGAACTTAGCGGCGGCGAGCGTCAGCGGGTTTGCGTGGCCCGTGCACTCCTTGGGAATCCGCGTACCATCTTCGCGGACGAGCCCACCGCGTCCTTGGACCACACCAACGGATTGCAGGTGGTAGAAGCGCTAAGGCACCATCGTGGCGACGGCGCCCTGGTGATGGTGACCCACGACCCGTCGATGCTAGACAGTGCCGACAGAGTCGTCGTCATTAGTGACGGGATGATCGACCGCATCGAAGAGCGCTAG
- the era gene encoding GTPase Era, translated as MSYRAGYVALIGKPNVGKSTLLNAVVGQKLAIVSDKPQTTRRRLLGIATMPEGQIVFIDTPGLHDAHTRLGKLMNESIRESLAGIDLVLVVVDGSKRPDDKDEAVAKLLAAAGILGGSMPVIVCMNKMDKLLPNDVIPNVEAYGRLFQTESYMMTSLIKERNIDKLVEMVLANLPEQEPLFEEDWITNEPMRNLAAEFIREEVLKRTRQELPHAVATLIEEWEEDPEGDLVRINASIIVEKESQKPIIIGQRGQMIKEIGTKARQEIESLIGKRVFLELFVKVRSEWRQNPRMLRDLEYTQ; from the coding sequence ATGTCCTATCGCGCCGGGTACGTCGCTCTTATTGGGAAGCCGAATGTCGGCAAAAGCACGCTGTTGAACGCGGTGGTTGGGCAAAAACTCGCGATCGTCAGCGACAAGCCCCAAACGACTCGACGTCGACTCCTCGGCATTGCCACCATGCCGGAAGGCCAAATCGTGTTTATCGACACTCCCGGCCTCCATGACGCTCACACGCGGCTCGGCAAGCTGATGAACGAGTCGATTCGCGAATCGCTTGCCGGCATCGACTTGGTGCTTGTCGTCGTGGATGGATCGAAGCGTCCCGACGACAAAGACGAAGCCGTTGCGAAGCTTCTCGCGGCGGCAGGCATTCTTGGCGGTTCGATGCCGGTCATCGTGTGCATGAATAAGATGGACAAGCTCCTTCCAAACGACGTCATTCCCAACGTCGAAGCCTATGGCCGGCTCTTCCAGACCGAGTCGTATATGATGACCAGTCTCATCAAAGAGCGGAACATCGACAAGCTGGTCGAAATGGTATTAGCCAACCTTCCGGAGCAGGAACCACTTTTCGAGGAAGATTGGATCACGAACGAGCCCATGCGGAACCTCGCCGCTGAGTTCATTCGAGAGGAAGTGCTGAAGCGGACCCGGCAAGAATTGCCTCACGCAGTGGCTACGCTCATCGAAGAGTGGGAAGAAGATCCAGAGGGCGACCTCGTCCGCATCAATGCCTCTATCATCGTTGAAAAAGAGAGCCAGAAGCCGATCATCATCGGTCAACGGGGGCAGATGATCAAGGAGATCGGCACCAAAGCTCGCCAAGAGATCGAAAGCCTTATTGGAAAGCGGGTCTTTCTCGAGCTCTTCGTGAAAGTCCGTAGCGAGTGGCGCCAGAATCCGCGCATGCTTCGTGATCTCGAATACACCCAGTAG
- the rpsR gene encoding 30S ribosomal protein S18 encodes MSDETTPTPAPAPSATSNSGGAPTPERTFRDKDSALGAAGIPGEPKFKGRKRRKVSYLTINKIEYVDYKDVAILRRFINDRGKILPARQTGNTAKQQRMISRAVHRAREMALLPFVVKEMAAAERFARPRAPRQHEPVEAPQQAPAPAPAQAPAAEAATEATTE; translated from the coding sequence ATGAGTGACGAAACCACCCCGACGCCGGCTCCAGCCCCGAGCGCGACGTCGAACTCCGGTGGCGCCCCGACTCCGGAGCGGACATTCCGCGACAAGGATTCGGCATTGGGAGCGGCTGGCATTCCCGGCGAACCGAAGTTCAAGGGCCGAAAGCGGCGCAAGGTCAGCTATCTGACCATCAACAAGATCGAGTACGTCGACTACAAGGACGTGGCGATTCTTCGACGATTTATCAACGACCGTGGCAAGATCCTTCCTGCTCGCCAGACTGGTAACACCGCCAAGCAGCAGCGAATGATCTCACGCGCCGTTCACCGCGCCCGAGAAATGGCGCTGCTACCTTTCGTGGTGAAGGAGATGGCCGCCGCCGAGCGATTTGCCCGTCCGCGCGCCCCTCGGCAGCACGAACCGGTGGAGGCACCCCAGCAGGCCCCCGCTCCAGCACCCGCCCAGGCTCCAGCGGCCGAAGCCGCAACCGAAGCAACGACGGAATAA